A portion of the Flavobacterium limnophilum genome contains these proteins:
- a CDS encoding type II asparaginase, with protein sequence MKKISFYASNFLVVMLLVASTIVTGQTKLPNIVILATGGTIAGAGASATGSAYTSGQVKIDAMIDAVPNIRQLANLKGEQVANVGSQDMSVKVWLDVANRINTLLASKDVDGIVITHGTDTQEETAYFLNLVVKSDKPVVLTGSMRPSTALSAEGPLNLYNAVAVAASPKSKGYGVMVAMNDEIHSAHSVKKMMTTPVQTFQSPEEGMIGSVVFGEVDFFHKPHGLHTTSSEFSIDGVKSLPRVDILYACADSSPDLVDLMVKAGAKGIVIAGVGDGNMNAGTLEAVKKATKAGVAVVRASRVPLGAVLIKGEIVDADYGTVSADELNPQKARILLMLSLLKDRSREDLQRVFIEY encoded by the coding sequence ATGAAAAAAATTTCTTTTTATGCCAGCAACTTTCTGGTAGTTATGTTGTTGGTTGCCAGCACTATTGTTACGGGTCAAACTAAACTTCCCAATATCGTGATTTTGGCCACGGGAGGAACTATTGCCGGAGCTGGAGCAAGTGCTACGGGTTCAGCCTACACTTCTGGACAGGTAAAAATTGATGCCATGATTGATGCCGTTCCAAACATAAGACAATTGGCTAATTTAAAAGGAGAACAAGTGGCCAATGTTGGTTCGCAAGATATGAGCGTAAAAGTATGGCTGGACGTTGCCAATCGCATCAACACCCTTCTTGCGAGCAAAGACGTTGACGGTATCGTGATTACCCACGGAACCGACACGCAAGAAGAGACTGCTTATTTTTTGAATTTGGTGGTAAAAAGCGACAAGCCTGTTGTATTAACAGGATCTATGCGTCCATCAACAGCATTAAGTGCAGAAGGTCCATTGAATTTGTATAATGCCGTGGCCGTGGCTGCGAGTCCGAAATCTAAAGGATATGGCGTGATGGTAGCAATGAACGACGAAATTCATTCTGCCCACAGCGTCAAAAAAATGATGACGACTCCCGTACAAACATTCCAATCTCCTGAAGAAGGAATGATAGGTTCTGTTGTGTTTGGAGAAGTGGATTTTTTCCATAAACCGCACGGTCTTCATACTACAAGCAGCGAATTTTCTATTGATGGAGTAAAATCATTGCCACGTGTCGACATTCTTTATGCCTGTGCCGATTCTTCTCCAGATTTGGTTGATCTTATGGTAAAAGCCGGTGCCAAAGGTATCGTAATTGCCGGTGTGGGTGACGGAAACATGAATGCCGGAACATTGGAAGCCGTTAAAAAAGCTACCAAAGCAGGCGTGGCTGTAGTAAGAGCTTCTCGCGTTCCTCTTGGAGCTGTTTTAATCAAAGGAGAAATTGTGGACGCCGATTATGGCACCGTTTCGGCCGATGAATTGAATCCACAAAAAGCCAGAATCCTTTTGATGTTGTCCCTTTTAAAAGACAGAAGCAGGGAAGATTTGCAACGGGTATTTATTGAATATTAG
- a CDS encoding aspartate ammonia-lyase: protein MKKITKNLLTVSFFFLVFCSYAQTRTETDLLGEIKVPVDAYYGAQAARGMENFQISDQYNNDYPDYIKAWGMIKLACARANTEVGEMPAAKLKLIEPACQELINGKYLDQFRLDLYQGGAGTSTNMNANEVIANIALVKAGLKKGEYSKISPNDDLNMSQSTNDTYPTSLKLTMILHNNRLKEQLGLLAKSFRALGNKYIDVVKMGRTEFQDAVPMTVGQEFHSYATMLEWNIANLEFANKSLLTLNMGGTAIGTGLNAPKGYDVAVIKHLKQISGIDFVNSDDMIAATSSLHGFVVYSSALKTMATTLSKISNDLIILSSGPRNGLFEINLPARQPGSSIMPGKVNPVMPELMALVSYRVMGNDVTVNMAASDGDLQLNAYEPVAGLAIFESQKLLTNTMKAFRTQCIDGITVNEKVHAHNLEITIGIVTALNPKLGHHVGDELAKEAQATGKGIIELVREKKLLTEAEISEILSPANMTGLDKSKYKNK, encoded by the coding sequence ATGAAGAAAATTACAAAAAATTTATTGACAGTCTCCTTTTTTTTCTTGGTATTTTGTTCCTATGCCCAGACACGCACCGAAACGGATTTGCTTGGAGAAATTAAAGTTCCCGTCGATGCCTATTATGGTGCCCAAGCCGCCAGGGGGATGGAAAATTTCCAAATTTCGGATCAATACAACAATGATTATCCCGACTACATAAAGGCTTGGGGGATGATTAAATTGGCTTGTGCACGTGCCAATACCGAAGTGGGAGAGATGCCTGCGGCCAAGTTGAAACTTATTGAACCAGCCTGCCAGGAATTGATCAACGGGAAATATTTGGATCAATTCAGATTGGACTTGTATCAAGGAGGAGCCGGTACTTCAACCAACATGAATGCCAATGAAGTCATTGCCAACATTGCCCTTGTGAAAGCGGGACTCAAAAAAGGCGAATATTCCAAAATTTCGCCCAATGACGACCTGAACATGTCGCAATCGACCAATGACACCTATCCAACTTCATTGAAACTAACCATGATTTTGCACAACAATCGTTTGAAAGAGCAACTTGGTTTGTTGGCCAAATCTTTCCGAGCATTGGGAAACAAATATATTGACGTGGTAAAAATGGGACGTACCGAATTTCAGGATGCGGTGCCCATGACCGTTGGACAGGAATTTCATTCGTATGCCACGATGCTGGAATGGAATATTGCCAATCTGGAATTTGCCAATAAATCATTGTTGACGCTCAATATGGGTGGCACGGCCATCGGAACGGGATTGAATGCCCCAAAAGGTTACGATGTTGCCGTAATCAAGCATTTGAAACAAATTTCGGGCATCGATTTTGTCAATTCTGACGACATGATTGCCGCCACGTCCAGCTTGCACGGATTTGTGGTATATTCTTCGGCATTGAAAACTATGGCGACAACTTTGTCGAAAATTTCCAATGATTTGATCATTCTTTCTTCTGGACCAAGAAACGGTTTGTTTGAGATCAACCTTCCTGCCAGACAACCGGGTTCTTCCATCATGCCGGGAAAAGTAAATCCGGTGATGCCTGAATTGATGGCATTGGTGAGTTATCGCGTCATGGGTAATGACGTGACGGTGAACATGGCCGCTTCGGATGGCGATTTACAATTGAATGCCTACGAGCCAGTTGCCGGTTTGGCCATTTTTGAATCCCAAAAATTATTGACCAACACGATGAAGGCTTTCCGCACGCAATGTATCGACGGGATTACCGTCAACGAAAAAGTGCATGCGCATAATCTGGAAATCACCATTGGCATCGTTACGGCATTGAACCCTAAACTGGGGCATCACGTTGGCGACGAATTGGCCAAGGAAGCCCAAGCCACCGGGAAAGGAATCATCGAATTGGTTCGCGAAAAAAAATTGCTTACCGAAGCGGAAATCAGCGAAATCTTGTCTCCAGCCAACATGACGGGATTGGATAAATCAAAATACAAAAACAAATAA
- the aspA gene encoding aspartate ammonia-lyase, whose amino-acid sequence METTRKEHDFLGELDIPNHLYYGIQTFRAVENFNITGIPISKEPLFIKALGYVKKGAAMANRDCGALDPKLAEAICYGSDQVIAGKFDQEFVSDLIQGGAGTSVNMNANEVIANIGLEYLGHKKGEYKFLHPNNHVNCSQSTNDAYPSAFRIAVYLKMDHFIKTLEALEVAFAAKGKEFNRVLKMGRTQLQDAVPMTLGQEFNSYATTIGEDVRRLKDAQSLLLEINMGATAIGTKVNAPQGYPELCVNYLAKEIGIPLTLAPDLIEATVDTGAYVQIMGTMKRTAVKVSKICNDLRLLSSGPRTGFNEINLPPRQPGSSIMPGKVNPVIPEVVNQTCFYVIGQDLTVTMAAEAGQLQLNVMEPVIGFAMFTSLDYLSNAIQTLIDKCIVGITANESHCYDLVMNSIGIVTQLNPILGYEESASIAGEALKTGKSVHQIAVVERQLITQEKWDEIYSLENLIHPKFISS is encoded by the coding sequence ATGGAAACCACCAGAAAAGAACACGATTTTTTAGGCGAATTGGACATTCCCAATCATTTGTATTATGGGATTCAAACTTTCAGGGCCGTTGAAAATTTTAACATCACCGGCATTCCAATTTCAAAAGAACCTTTATTCATAAAAGCTTTGGGTTATGTCAAAAAAGGGGCGGCCATGGCAAACAGGGATTGTGGCGCATTGGATCCCAAACTAGCCGAAGCCATTTGCTATGGCAGCGACCAAGTAATTGCCGGCAAATTTGACCAAGAATTTGTAAGCGATTTGATTCAAGGTGGCGCAGGAACCTCGGTAAACATGAATGCCAATGAAGTTATTGCAAACATTGGACTGGAGTATTTAGGTCACAAAAAAGGCGAATATAAATTCCTGCATCCCAATAATCACGTAAACTGTTCCCAATCTACCAACGATGCTTATCCTTCCGCTTTCAGGATAGCGGTTTATTTAAAAATGGATCATTTTATCAAAACACTGGAAGCATTGGAAGTTGCTTTTGCCGCCAAGGGAAAAGAATTCAACAGGGTTTTAAAAATGGGGCGAACCCAATTGCAGGATGCCGTTCCCATGACTTTGGGACAAGAATTCAATTCCTACGCAACTACAATAGGAGAGGATGTAAGAAGATTAAAAGACGCACAAAGTTTATTGCTGGAAATTAATATGGGGGCAACCGCCATTGGCACCAAAGTAAATGCTCCTCAAGGGTATCCAGAACTTTGCGTGAATTATTTGGCCAAAGAAATAGGGATTCCCTTAACATTGGCGCCAGATTTAATAGAAGCCACGGTGGATACGGGTGCCTATGTCCAAATTATGGGTACGATGAAGCGAACTGCGGTCAAAGTATCCAAAATTTGCAACGATTTAAGATTGCTTAGTTCAGGTCCCAGAACTGGTTTCAATGAAATCAATTTGCCACCACGTCAACCCGGTTCTTCCATTATGCCGGGAAAAGTAAACCCGGTGATTCCCGAAGTGGTGAATCAAACCTGCTTTTATGTCATTGGCCAAGACTTGACCGTGACAATGGCTGCCGAAGCCGGGCAATTGCAACTCAACGTGATGGAGCCAGTCATTGGTTTTGCCATGTTTACTTCTTTGGATTATTTGTCAAACGCCATTCAAACCTTGATAGACAAATGTATTGTGGGCATCACCGCAAACGAGTCCCATTGCTATGATTTAGTAATGAACAGCATCGGAATCGTGACGCAATTGAATCCAATTCTGGGCTATGAAGAAAGTGCCAGTATTGCCGGAGAGGCGTTAAAAACGGGTAAAAGTGTGCATCAAATTGCCGTCGTGGAACGCCAACTGATCACCCAAGAGAAATGGGACGAAATCTATTCTTTGGAAAATTTGATTCATCCCAAATTCATCAGTTCCTAA